A single genomic interval of Mycobacterium sp. DL592 harbors:
- a CDS encoding DUF2710 family protein — MTRGGSGDGLSERDIVDAVLRELSEAADRWEALVAQAETVTFSVDLGDIQAVVNSDGKLVELTLHPAVTTNYTHGELSDRLNLAFAALREEAETDNAIRYGGGLR, encoded by the coding sequence ATGACCAGGGGTGGCAGTGGGGACGGTCTTAGCGAGCGCGACATCGTTGACGCGGTTCTGCGCGAACTGAGTGAGGCGGCAGACCGCTGGGAGGCTCTCGTGGCCCAGGCCGAGACCGTCACGTTCAGCGTCGATCTCGGGGACATCCAAGCGGTGGTCAATTCTGACGGCAAACTTGTAGAGCTGACTCTGCACCCGGCTGTCACCACCAACTACACCCACGGCGAGCTCAGCGACCGGCTCAATCTGGCGTTCGCTGCGCTGCGCGAAGAGGCCGAGACTGACAACGCGATCCGGTACGGCGGTGGCCTGAGATGA